The following proteins are encoded in a genomic region of Ptychodera flava strain L36383 chromosome 23 unlocalized genomic scaffold, AS_Pfla_20210202 Scaffold_24__1_contigs__length_23054250_pilon, whole genome shotgun sequence:
- the LOC139124657 gene encoding uncharacterized protein, with protein MGLGNVFAVVALAAWTYYCTFRVMTHGKSFNGTEDLSSGNTSSFESNVHAAHPEDEMVGLNGAGYAVMFLMSVACIVIIVVIIVILYKGWKLKQRNPYGSTSSPSQNDRVPGSPITTNAGEVTHTADLTQQSELVQQTVIESETDNGYLTPTNGNPQYANTSSNHDDSDVQENHKESRSESPQMSEKLNAGGVTDKDRSRHAPLHDHHVCKDSEEENSDTASCDVVLACKIRQHSKRKRTRDDYYEEFSLFPFKKKT; from the exons GTACTTTCAGGGTCATGACCCATGGTAAAAGTTTTAATGGTACGGAGGATCTTTCCAGCGGAAACACAAGTA GCTTTGAAAGCAATGTTCATGCAGCACATCCTGAAGATGAAATGGTTGGTCTTAATGGTGCAGGGTATGCAGTTATGTTTTTGATGTCAGTCGCCTGTATCGTGATCATAGTCGTTATTATAGTTATTCTTTATAAAGGGTGGAAACTGAAACAAAG AAACCCATATGGCTCAACGTCGAGTCCTTCACAGAATGACCGCGTTCCGGGTTCTCCGATCACAACCAACGCTGGCGAGGTCACGCATACGGCAGACTTAACTCAACAGTCAGAACTCGTTCAACAGACTGTCATCGAAAGCGAGACTGACAACGGATATCTTACACCCACAAACGGAAACCCCCAGTACGCAAACACCAGCAGTAATCATGACGATAGTGATGTACAAGAAAACCACAAGGAGAGCAGGAGCGAATCTCCGCAAATGTCGGAAAAGTTGAACGCTGGTGGCGTAACCGATAAGGATCGCTCCCGTCATGCCCCACTTCACGATCATCATGTATGCAAAGACAGTGAAGAAGAAAATTCCGATACCGCGTCCTGTGATGTTGTGCTCGCTTGCAAAATCAGACAGCACAGCAAAAGGAAGAGAACTAGGGACGATTATTACGAGGAGTTTAGTCTGTTTCCCTTCAAGAAGAAGACATAG